One region of Diabrotica undecimpunctata isolate CICGRU chromosome 6, icDiaUnde3, whole genome shotgun sequence genomic DNA includes:
- the LOC140443513 gene encoding facilitated trehalose transporter Tret1-like: MTVLAYENLFKGTLFQIIAVLSGTLNAISDGMQYGWTAPVLPILLGPDSPVPITEWEGEMLETFLWVGSLSCLPLTMYLVDKIGRKNSILLAAVLTLTVWIITALAPSVEYLYVARFLAGTASNTAYVSTPMYIAEIAEQKIRGFLSSLIYLMMLLGIFLIYAVAPYIPYYAHCTIGAILACLELGIFPFMPESPYFLVFKGKHEEAKKSLKWLRPAGADVETELNEINAAIERQKTEKDKIWDLFIVPSYRKGIIIMFVLNGAQHFSSISVLLMNLHIILDAAGSTYIEPATAGILFAFILLLAATVASISVDKYGRRTLLISSSLLTGICLFILAVYFTVKNSGYETASVSWIPIVCIMVYACVFKLGLGLVPIVLAPELFPANVKGYGMTLVDATYVIASLLSLQIYQRLADNFGLEYPFYVFSISCIFTAIFSYYIVPETKGKSLEEIQMILKGKNKEKEKEKEIENTRV, translated from the coding sequence gcaCCTTGAACGCAATCAGTGATGGAATGCAATATGGATGGACCGCTCCTGTGTTACCCATTCTTCTTGGTCCGGACTCTCCTGTGCCAATTACGGAATGGGAAGGTGAAATGTTGGAAACATTCTTATGGGTAGGATCGTTATCATGTCTGCCATTAACTATGTATCTTGTTGACAAAATAGGACGAAAAAATTCGATTTTATTAGCAGCAGTACTAACACTAACAGTGTGGATTATTACAGCTTTAGCTCCATCTGTAGAGTACTTGTATGTTGCGAGGTTCTTAGCAGGAACAGCTAGTAATACAGCATATGTCTCAACTCCCATGTATATAGCTGAAATAGCTGAACAAAAAATTCGAGGATTTTTGAGTAGTCTTATCTATCTTATgatgttactcggtatatttttaatttatgctgTAGCCCCATATATTCCTTATTATGCACATTGCACTATAGGTGCAATTCTGGCTTGTTTAGAACTTGGTATCTTTCCATTTATGCCAGAAAGTCCTTATTTCTTAGTCTTTAAAGGAAAACATGAAGAAGCTAAAAAGTCTTTGAAATGGTTAAGACCTGCTGGTGCCGATGTAGAAACTGAGCTTAATGAAATTAACGCAGCAATTGAAAGACAAAAGACAGAAAAAGATAAGATTTGGGATTTATTTATAGTACCCAGTTACAGAAAAGGCATTATAATTATGTTTGTTTTAAATGGTGCCCAACATTTTAGTAGTATTAGTGTACTTTTAAtgaatttacatattattttggATGCTGCTGGATCAACATACATAGAGCCAGCTACCGCTGGAATATTATTTGCCTTCATATTACTGTTAGCTGCCACAGTAGCTTCGATTTCAGTTGATAAATATGGCCGAAGAACTCTATTAATTTCGTCCAGTTTGCTAACTGGTATATGTCTTTTTATTCTAGCAGTTTACTTTACTGTAAAAAATTCTGGATATGAAACAGCATCCGTCAGTTGGATCCCTATAGTATGTATTATGGTGTACGCTTGTGTCTTTAAATTGGGACTAGGTCTAGTTCCTATAGTCCTTGCTCCAGAACTCTTCCCTGCCAATGTTAAAGGATACGGTATGACTCTAGTCGACGCAACATATGTTATAGCTTCACTATTGTCTCTTCAGATCTATCAGCGACTAGCAGACAATTTTGGTTTAGAGTATCCATTTTATGTATTTTCAATAAGCTGTATATTTACAGccatttttagttattatattgTTCCCGAAACTAAAGGTAAATCTTTGGAAGAGATTCAAATGATTCTAAAAGGAAAGAACAAGGAAAAGGAAAAGGAAAAGGAGATCGAAAACACTCGAGTTTAA